The DNA sequence ATGCCCCCTTTAGTGATTTGAAAATTTTCTGGGCGACAATCTCGTAACCCTGATATTAAGGACGCTCGTGAAGGTGCACATACCATACCTGAATAGGCATTTTCAAACGTAATCCCCTCCTCAGCTAATTGGTCTATATGAGGGGTACTGATAATTTTTTGACCATAGTGACTTAATAATCCTTTTCCTAAATCATCGGCATATATTAAAATAATATTTGGTTGCTTATTGTCGCTCTGAGCATTTACCAAACAGCTAAATAATAGAGCAAAACTAAAAAGCAGATTAAGCGTATATACTTTCATACTTAAATTAATTCTTTTTTACTTCACTGCCCCACCAATCTTCATTAGGTTGCCAATCTGGGCTGAGCATTTGTTTTCTTTGTTTTTCAAGTCGTGGCATGAGTTTAGTTCTATGACTTTCTAATCTTTGAATACGAGCAGCTTCATCCCACTCTGGATCTTCTTTTGCATAATGCGTATTCATGGATTCCAACCAATCCATTAATTGTGTGTGCAAAGTTTCCGCTATCTCTTTGTTTTCCTCAGACACATCATTACTTTCTTTTAAGTCTGTATTTAAATCATACAATTCTATATGATGATCTTCCCAAAAATGAATCAGTTTCCAATTATCTTTTCTAATAATAGATACTGGTTCACCACCTTGATTTCCATAGTGTGGATAGTGCCAATATAATGGTCTGTCATCAATTTCCTCTCCATTTAAAAGCGGTTTTAAACTAACCCCATCAATGTGATTTTGAGGCCTTAATGGGATATCGGCTAAGTCTAATAAGGTTGGATATAAATCGGCACCAGAAACAGGCGTTTCTATTTCGGACCCTTTTTGTTGCATCCAAGGCACATAAATAAAGTACGGTACTCGCAAACCGCCCTCCCATTGATACCCTTTTCCGCCTCTCAACATTAATTGATTGGTGGAAAAATTATCTCCAGAAGTTACCCCTCCGTTATCTGATGTGAACACCACAATGGTGTTTTTATCCAATCCATTATTTTTAAGCGTTTGCAAGACACTACCAATGGCTTCATCAACTTGTTCAATTAAGCCCGCATAAACTGGGTTGTCTTGATATTTTCTTGCTGGTAAAATACGTTCCATTTCAAAACCTTTTTCTGCAATGCCCATTTGTTCTGCCTTATCTCTATACTTTTTCCATTTTTCTTTAGTAGTTTGAATAGGAGAGTGCACGGCATAAAAAGACAGGTAGGCTAAAAATGTGGTGTCTTTATTTGTTTCTATGAATTTTGAAGTTTCTTTGG is a window from the Pseudalgibacter alginicilyticus genome containing:
- a CDS encoding sulfatase, which produces MKKIIFLLTLILVTLISCKTKIPESKITKPNILFIVVDDLGYADLSVMGSEYYETPNIDALAKSGNIFTNGYATCAVCTPSRASLLNGQFTARHGLTQFEGAPSGQEWKKKNRYTKLLPPEYKHHLDQNDVTLPEVLKENGYATFFAGKWHLGSAADNSLPTNHGFDINQGGYERGGPYSGGYFSPFNNPNMKDEAGEEGMSLSMKLAKETSKFIETNKDTTFLAYLSFYAVHSPIQTTKEKWKKYRDKAEQMGIAEKGFEMERILPARKYQDNPVYAGLIEQVDEAIGSVLQTLKNNGLDKNTIVVFTSDNGGVTSGDNFSTNQLMLRGGKGYQWEGGLRVPYFIYVPWMQQKGSEIETPVSGADLYPTLLDLADIPLRPQNHIDGVSLKPLLNGEEIDDRPLYWHYPHYGNQGGEPVSIIRKDNWKLIHFWEDHHIELYDLNTDLKESNDVSEENKEIAETLHTQLMDWLESMNTHYAKEDPEWDEAARIQRLESHRTKLMPRLEKQRKQMLSPDWQPNEDWWGSEVKKN